In Leopardus geoffroyi isolate Oge1 chromosome B4, O.geoffroyi_Oge1_pat1.0, whole genome shotgun sequence, the DNA window TTAACACTAGTGATATCATAAAAGTGTCATGTCATGTTGTTAAGACAAGGACTTCCCTTCTAGTTTGAACTCTAACTTTATAGCTCTAAAAAGACATGCTACCATAAATGGgctgaaaatatgatttttttttcctgactcaaattaaaaatgtagaaacacGAATACAATGCTACAACTTGCATCCATTAGTCAAGAGGCCAAGTCACCCTAGTAACTTTCCTGTAATACCGAAGGCAACACAGTTTGCCGCTCATGAAAAGTAGTTCTGGGCCACAGTCCTGTTTCTCTTCATGAACTAGCAATGTTCCAGGTGAGCTGTTTGCCTTCCCGTGGGTTCACTTTCTTCAGCTACAGAGTTGAAGGCAGTTTGGTTAAGGTGGCCTATGAGGGATTTATCCGCTTGAAAAGAAACTAAGTCAGCTTGGGACTCCCTGCTTTGGGAAGACATTAAGGTAgagtaagaagaaaatgtttttaaaggtagatagactttcttttttttccatcttggcAATACTACAATTCAGAACTCCTACACTCctgttcagaaaatattttgcccATGGGATGTCAATCTAATGACTGATACCATTAAAAAGTCTGGGAACGAGACATTAAACAATAAGAATGTCGTTTAAAAACTTCAAAGGgtttgtcatatttaaaaaaaagtggcatgCCTCTATCAGTTGGAATACCCTGCCTTTGAATTTTAAGAGCTAAGAATTTGAGCAGAGAACAATGACCAAGAGATCACCTCATTTGAGCCATTCTGTTTGACATATAATCAATGCACACCAATCGAAAAGGAAATACTTTGATACACTATCAAGAAAGCAAAGTTCATGAAAATGGATTCTCACAGAAAAGATGATTCTGGCCACCAAACCACACAAAAGCACATTGtcttgaatgaataaaacaaaagtaaggCCATCGTAActgaaaaatgttctattttctcaGCACGTTTTCTCTGCTCCAATGGTGCAGGTACATTCTGCCCTGGTTTAATTGGTTCCCCTTTTCTGTTGCCATCATAAGGACTCCTTTGGAGGTTTCTAGTTGAATGCTGTTCCAGGTAACTTGCAAATTCTTCTTCTCTCAAAGTTACAAGGAAAGTCATTCCAGGCCCATTTGTCTTGGGCATTAACAAGGATAACACaattttcattctgtttataGTTGTTGGGTTCACCCTCATGCCagaatctaaaatgaaaaaaaatatatatatatctttatatttgtatttgtgtgtgtgtgtgtgtgtgtgtgtgtagatcaGAAGACATGTAGAGAAAACGCCTCCGGTGAAAAATTTAGAGCTGCACTCTCTAATAGAAATATAGTCATTTATTAGTAGAGAAGTTGCTCAATACATAACGGTCCTCTCTGAGCAGGCATTTCTATATCGGTATGCCTCAGGGCAAATGAATTCTCCTTGCTATCTTCTTGTCTTTGCCTAGAAAGTTTTCACCCCAGTCAATATACTTACACAATATGTGGGTCAAATGGTGTCTTGTCCACCCAGGACCACTGGCCTTCATGGTCCTCATCTGTAAGTCCCAGGAAATATGAAAACCGTCTATCCAAAAATTGAACAATAAAGTTCTGCATAAAAAGGTAAACTTTTGTAAGTATATTTGCATTTGTCATTTAGTAGCTGTTATGTTAGGAAACGTGGGGAAAGGTCAGATGACAGAAGCACTGTCATCGGACAGATCTCCTTtcaatcctgcctctgccatatATCGTGTAATGTCGTAAGTGCTTATACCCCTCCAAACTCAAGATTTCTCATCTCCAAAAGTGGATGACTTCAAAGAATTACTGTGAAGAGTAAGTGAGATCATACTTGCaaatcacttagcacaatgcttggtaggatcggattttttttttaacttttgtttttaaaatcgtctcttcctcttaaaaactgagaacaaactgagggttgatggagggtgggagggaggggagagtgggtgatgggtattgaggagggcaccttttgggatgagcactgggtgttgtatggaaaccaattggacaataaatttcatatattgaaaaaataaaaataaaaataaataaaatggtctcTTCAATGGCTCGCATATTAAATTAAGTTCCATTTTATTCAAAGAGTCAATGAACCTGTAGACTGCAAAGCCATTGGAACAGAATTCTCCAGGAAACCCCCTTCACAAAGAAAAGAGTAGATTAGGAGTTACGGTACATCTCTGGAAGTATATTATATGACGAAAtaaattggttttttaaaaaaaatctgaataaaacttaagaattgttttttatttaggaTTACAACCAGACAGCTGAATTATTTTTCCTATGCTTTATCCTGAGAAGCTATCTCAGTCATGATTAACCATTCACGTATTCACTTACTCACCAAACACGTATCAGGTCCTATCCAGTGTGCCTAGCGCTGCACAAGACTTTGGAGATGCAGAGGTGAGGAAAGCATGGCCCCAGCCCTCTACAAAGTCAGAGTCATTGGAAGAGATGGGGCAGTGAACAGGTAACCTCCCAGTTAACACTAGAGAAGCAAGAGCCATCATCACGCAATACACAAAGTACCACGGAAGTATCTCCAAACGGGAACAGGGAGGATGGAGTAGGGAAGATGGTCAGGGTCACTTTCTGgaggaaataatacatgaatCAAATCTGGAGAGAACAGAAGTTGgccagatgaagaaaaataaggaagaaagaggaaacagataaagcaaaggcacagagacagagcaaagaaATTCCTGTCTATGCCAAGAGATTCAAaccagcagagagactgatgtgAGCCTCCCAACATACCTGCTCAGCTTCTGAGGTGATGGTGACCAGATGAGCCCCCATGTCCGTGCAGttcctctcgctctctgcccatGTCTTGTTGTCATTCAGAGGTAAATAGCAACTGTCCTGGAAGGATCTCCAACCAGTAGGACAGCAATTCCAGGTGCTTCCTCATGAGGAAATTGACATGAAAATTACTTACAAGGAGCCTATCATCTGTAACAGATTGCATAACTTTTCTGCTAATTATGCAGTTCACATTTTGGGAAATAATACCATGATTACCAAAATCATCCtattccccttttaaaaaaaaaaatcctgaaaactaCATTCTAAATATTCTCTAAACAAAACTGTCTGAATCACATCGTGACTGTGAGAAAATTAGAAGATATTCTCTTAGAAGACACCATCATTTTTCCATGTCCCTACATGTATCTTTTAGAATAAAGCTTTTTGTAGGAAATTATATGTAAAGGGAGCAGAGAACCTACTAGAACTGTCAAGCATTTCCCCATTTTCCCAGATGAGATTTTACAAATTCTAGAATGATAAAAGAGATAAAGTCCCTTCAGCAAAGCTGTATATTCTAGAAGGAAACAGTCCTTAAGATATGtctgaatcaaaagaaaatggaattaagttAATGTTATGTTTTGGATGCCAAAAATGGACCCTAAATGTATTGTTATATTCTTCAGTTATTCAACTGACTACAGTCGTGAGAAATCTGTTTCTATTTATTGATGTTCACTCTTGCACCAGATGCTCATGTCTTTTAATCTCTCCTGGCTTACTACTGATTCCTTTAAATCCGATTatgaggggcaccggggtggctcagtcggatgagcgtctgacttcagctcaggtcatgatctcaccgcttgtgagttcaagccccacatcgggctctgtgctgacagctcagagcctggagcctgcttcggattctgtgtctctgtctctgtctgctcctccccccttctcccttttatttataaaaattttttttaatgtttatttatttttgagacagagagagacagagcaagaatgggggaggggcagagagagagggagacacagaatttgaagcaggctccaggctccgagctgtcagcacagagcccgacacggggctcgaacccatggaccgcgagatcgtgacctgagccgaagtcggccgctcaaccgactgagccacccgggcacccctcccctttatttatgaaataaacatttaaaagaatttaaatcagaTTATGAACCTGAATAGAAATGGAAGTAAGACAGAAATTCTCCGATGCCCTTTGCTATCTGTACCTTTCAGTTTTGATTCCTCTTTGGTGCATGTTATCTTCTTGTAATACTCTGGTAACTTGAACATTCCCATGCGTCTCCTGCAGTGTAGAAAGCTGTAATGAGTCACTGTCAAGGGGGAAAACaagttagttttcttttcctgtaaaacCACTGAAGTAGGGAAATGGGGCTGGTCACTCTGACCTTTCTTTTCCCCTAAGAGTTAAGGTAACTATCCCTTTTCTTACTAGGCAGCTCCTTTGTTCCAGCTCTGGGTGAACTAGTTGAAAGGagttgcaaaaaaaattttttttaatttttttttaatatgtatctatttttgagacagagcatgaacgggggagggtcagagagagagggagacacagaatctgaagcaggctccaggctctgagctgtcggcacagagcccgacgaggggctcgaactcacggaccgtgagatcatgacctgagccgaagtcggacgcttaaccgactgagccacccaggcgccccaaaaattatttttttattagcatATTATCCATTCTGTGCTTTATGGCAGTAGTCCTGCAAGCCTCTGTTTTTTCTCACAATCTGTGTTAGGGCGGAGATTTTTAGTAAACA includes these proteins:
- the CLEC4D gene encoding C-type lectin domain family 4 member D, with the translated sequence MSQEPQNKQEGQPSHLIPWAVAIFFISLLSACFIANCLVTHYSFLHCRRRMGMFKLPEYYKKITCTKEESKLKGSTWNCCPTGWRSFQDSCYLPLNDNKTWAESERNCTDMGAHLVTITSEAEQNFIVQFLDRRFSYFLGLTDEDHEGQWSWVDKTPFDPHIVFWHEGEPNNYKQNENCVILVNAQDKWAWNDFPCNFERRRICKLPGTAFN